One genomic window of Elaeis guineensis isolate ETL-2024a chromosome 2, EG11, whole genome shotgun sequence includes the following:
- the LOC105061039 gene encoding tubulin alpha chain isoform X2 → MRECISIHIGQAGIQVGNACWELYCLEHGIQPDGQMPSDKTIGGGDDAFNTFFSETGAGKHVPRAVFVDLEPTVIDEVRTGTYRQLFHPEQLISGKEDAANNFARGHYTIGKEIVDLCLDRIRKLADNCTGLQGFLVFNAVGGGTGSGLGSLLLERLSVDYGKKSKLGFTVYPSPQVSTSVVEPYNSVLSTHSLLEHTDVAVLLDNEAIYDICRRSLDIERPTYTNLNRLVSQVISSLTASLRFDGALNVDVTEFQTNLVPYPRIHFMLSSYAPVISAEKAYHEQLSVAEITNSAFEPSSMMAKCDPRHGKYMACCLMYRGDVVPKDVNAAVATIKTKRTIQFVDWCPTGFKCGINYQPPTVVPGGDLAKVQRAVCMISNSTSVAEVKVSSLKLVRILLHWRKIMRKLGQNLLRVKMVMKVMNTERGGLRSVDCMWFPILCMFVVH, encoded by the exons ATGAGAGAGTGCATCTCGATCCACATCGGGCAGGCCGGTATCCAGGTCGGCAATGCCTGCTGGGAACTTTACTGCCTCGAGCACGGTATCCAG CCTGATGGCCAAATGCCCAGTGACAAGACCATTGGTGGAGGTGATGATGCATTCAACACCTTTTTCAGTGAGACTGGTGCTGGAAAGCATGTCCCTCGTGCTGTGTTTGTTGATCTGGAACCTACCGTGATTGATGAAGTGAGGACTGGAACTTACCGCCAGCTCTTCCACCCAGAGCAGCTTATCAGTGGCAAGGAGGACGCTGCTAACAACTTTGCCCGTGGCCACTATACCA TTGGCAAGGAAATTGTTGACCTCTGCCTTGACCGCATCAGGAAGCTTGCTGATAACTGCACTGGTCTTCAGGGCTTCCTTGTATTCAATGCTGTTGGTGGAGGCACTGGCTCAGGCCTGGGCTCTCTTCTTCTTGAGCGTCTGTCTGTTGACTATGGGAAGAAGTCGAAGCTTGGGTTCACCGTGTACCCCTCTCCCCAGGTCTCCACCTCTGTTGTTGAGCCCTACAACAGTGTTCTGTCCACCCACTCCCTCCTTGAGCACACTGATGTTGCTGTGCTTCTTGACAATGAAGCCATCTATGACATCTGCAGGCGCTCCCTTGACATCGAACGCCCCACCTATACCAACCTCAACCGCCTTGTCTCTCAG GTGATCTCATCCCTGACTGCATCACTGAGGTTTGATGGTGCCCTGAATGTCGATGTTACCGAGTTCCAGACCAATCTGGTCCCCTACCCGAGGATTCACTTCATGCTTTCCTCGTATGCTCCTGTTATCTCTGCGGAGAAGGCCTACCATGAGCAACTCTCTGTTGCTGAAATTACCAACAGTGCTTTTGAGCCTTCTTCCATGATGGCAAAATGTGACCCTCGCCATGGCAAGTACATGGCTTGCTGCCTCATGTACCGCGGAGATGTGGTGCCCAAGGATGTGAATGCAGCGGTTGCCACCATCAAGACCAAGCGCACCATCCAGTTTGTTGATTGGTGCCCAACTGGCTTTAAGTGCGGTATCAACTACCAGCCACCTACTGTTGTGCCTGGTGGTGATCTGGCCAAGGTGCAGAGGGCTGTGTGCATGATCTCCAACTCGACCAGTGTTGCCGAGGT GAAGGTGAGTTCTCTGAAGCTCGTGAGGATCTTGCTGCACTGGAGAAAGATTATGAGGAAGTTGGGGCAGAATCTGCTGAGGGTGAAGATGGTGATGAAGGTGATGAATACTGAGAGGGGCGGTCTTCGATCTGTTGATTGCATGTGGTTCCCCATCCTTTGCATGTTTGTTGTCCATTAG
- the LOC105061039 gene encoding tubulin alpha-3 chain isoform X1 — MRECISIHIGQAGIQVGNACWELYCLEHGIQPDGQMPSDKTIGGGDDAFNTFFSETGAGKHVPRAVFVDLEPTVIDEVRTGTYRQLFHPEQLISGKEDAANNFARGHYTIGKEIVDLCLDRIRKLADNCTGLQGFLVFNAVGGGTGSGLGSLLLERLSVDYGKKSKLGFTVYPSPQVSTSVVEPYNSVLSTHSLLEHTDVAVLLDNEAIYDICRRSLDIERPTYTNLNRLVSQVISSLTASLRFDGALNVDVTEFQTNLVPYPRIHFMLSSYAPVISAEKAYHEQLSVAEITNSAFEPSSMMAKCDPRHGKYMACCLMYRGDVVPKDVNAAVATIKTKRTIQFVDWCPTGFKCGINYQPPTVVPGGDLAKVQRAVCMISNSTSVAEVFSRIDHKFDLMYAKRAFVHWYVGEGMEEGEFSEAREDLAALEKDYEEVGAESAEGEDGDEGDEY; from the exons ATGAGAGAGTGCATCTCGATCCACATCGGGCAGGCCGGTATCCAGGTCGGCAATGCCTGCTGGGAACTTTACTGCCTCGAGCACGGTATCCAG CCTGATGGCCAAATGCCCAGTGACAAGACCATTGGTGGAGGTGATGATGCATTCAACACCTTTTTCAGTGAGACTGGTGCTGGAAAGCATGTCCCTCGTGCTGTGTTTGTTGATCTGGAACCTACCGTGATTGATGAAGTGAGGACTGGAACTTACCGCCAGCTCTTCCACCCAGAGCAGCTTATCAGTGGCAAGGAGGACGCTGCTAACAACTTTGCCCGTGGCCACTATACCA TTGGCAAGGAAATTGTTGACCTCTGCCTTGACCGCATCAGGAAGCTTGCTGATAACTGCACTGGTCTTCAGGGCTTCCTTGTATTCAATGCTGTTGGTGGAGGCACTGGCTCAGGCCTGGGCTCTCTTCTTCTTGAGCGTCTGTCTGTTGACTATGGGAAGAAGTCGAAGCTTGGGTTCACCGTGTACCCCTCTCCCCAGGTCTCCACCTCTGTTGTTGAGCCCTACAACAGTGTTCTGTCCACCCACTCCCTCCTTGAGCACACTGATGTTGCTGTGCTTCTTGACAATGAAGCCATCTATGACATCTGCAGGCGCTCCCTTGACATCGAACGCCCCACCTATACCAACCTCAACCGCCTTGTCTCTCAG GTGATCTCATCCCTGACTGCATCACTGAGGTTTGATGGTGCCCTGAATGTCGATGTTACCGAGTTCCAGACCAATCTGGTCCCCTACCCGAGGATTCACTTCATGCTTTCCTCGTATGCTCCTGTTATCTCTGCGGAGAAGGCCTACCATGAGCAACTCTCTGTTGCTGAAATTACCAACAGTGCTTTTGAGCCTTCTTCCATGATGGCAAAATGTGACCCTCGCCATGGCAAGTACATGGCTTGCTGCCTCATGTACCGCGGAGATGTGGTGCCCAAGGATGTGAATGCAGCGGTTGCCACCATCAAGACCAAGCGCACCATCCAGTTTGTTGATTGGTGCCCAACTGGCTTTAAGTGCGGTATCAACTACCAGCCACCTACTGTTGTGCCTGGTGGTGATCTGGCCAAGGTGCAGAGGGCTGTGTGCATGATCTCCAACTCGACCAGTGTTGCCGAGGTGTTCTCCCGCATTGACCACAAATTTGACCTCATGTATGCCAAAAGAGCCTTTGTTCACTGGTATGTTGGAGAGGGCATGGAGGAAGGTGAGTTCTCTGAAGCTCGTGAGGATCTTGCTGCACTGGAGAAAGATTATGAGGAAGTTGGGGCAGAATCTGCTGAGGGTGAAGATGGTGATGAAGGTGATGAATACTGA
- the LOC105061047 gene encoding xylulose kinase 2 yields MGYSLPKDSLFLGFDSSTQSLKATVLDDNLNIVASDVVHFDSELSHYQTKDGVYRDPMVDGRIVSPTLMWVEALDLILEKLKSKVDYGKVVAISGSGQQHGSVYWNKGSKAMLASLDPTKPLVRQLGNAFSAKDSPIWMDSSTTSQCREIEKAVGGALELSKLTGSRAYERFTGPQIRKIFKTQREVYSETERISLVSSFMASLLIGDYASIDEADGAGMNLMDINQRIWSKTVLEATAPGLEEKLGKLAPSYAVAGLIAPYFVKRFHFKDNCLIIQWSGDNPNSLAGLTLNTPGDLAISLGTSHTVFGITSEARPGLEGHIFPNPVDPSCFMVMLCYKNGSLIREDVRNRCAEHSWDIFNQFLEKTPPLNGGKLGFYYKDHEILPPLPVGFHRYVLENLTGDSVEEIKVREMQEFDPPSEVRAVIEGQFLSMRGHAERFGMPTPPKRIIATGGASANESILKSIASIFGCPIYTVQRPDSASLGAALRAAHGWLCNNEGGFVPISSMYEDKLDKTSLSAKLAVPAGDKELLSKYTLIMKKRMEIEKNLVERLGRS; encoded by the exons ATGGGTTATTCTCTGCCGAAGGATTCTCTATTCCTGGGATTCGATAGCTCAACTCA ATCACTTAAGGCAACTGTGCTAGATGACAACCTCAATATTGTTGCTTCTGATGTTGTCCATTTTGATTCTGAATTGTCACACTACCAGACCAAAGATGGGGTGTACAGGGACCCCATGGTGGATGGTAGGATTGTCTCTCCAACTTTGATGTGGGTGGAGGCTCTGGACCTCATACTTGAGAAATTGAAATCAAAAGTGGACTATGGAAAGGTTGTGGCCATATCTGGTAGCGGACAGCAACATGGTAGTGTGTACTGGAACAAAGGCAGTAAGGCCATGTTGGCATCTTTGGACCCTACTAAGCCTTTAGTCAGGCAGCTAGGCAATGCTTTCTCTGCAAAGGATTCACCAATATGGATGGATAGTAGCACCACTTCGCAGTGCAGAGAAATAGAGAAAGCTGTGGGTGGTGCATTGGAATTATCAAAGCTTACAGGGTCTCGTGCTTATGAGAGATTCACTGGACCTCAGATCCGGAAAATATTTAAAACGCAAAGGGAAGTTTACAGTGAGACCGAGAGAATCTCACTTGTTAGTTCCTTCATGGCCTCTCTTCTGATTGGGGACTATGCTAGTATTGATGAGGCTGATGGAGCAGGGATGAACTTGATGGATATTAATCAACGTATCTGGTCTAAGACTGTTTTAGAG GCGACAGCTCCAGGTTTAGAAGAAAAGCTTGGGAAATTGGCCCCATCTTATGCAGTTGCTGGTTTGATAGCTCCTTATTTTGTTAAGAG GTTCCACTTTAAAGACAACTGCCTAATTATACAGTGGTCTGGAGACAATCCCAATAGCTTGGCAG GTTTGACCCTAAATACTCCTGGCGATTTAGCAATTAGTCTTGGAACCAGTCATACA GTCTTTGGAATTACTAGTGAGGCTCGGCCAGGACTAGAAGGACATATTTTTCCTAACCCAGTTGATCCAAGTTGCTTCATGGTTATGCTTTGCTACAAAAATGGTTCTCTAATACGTGAAG ATGTGCGAAATCGGTGTGCAGAGCACTCTTGGGATATTTTCAACCAGTTTTTAGAGAAGACACCGCCTCTAAATG GTGGCAAATTAGGATTCTACTACAAAGACCATGAAATATTGCCCCCTTTACCAG TTGGATTTCACCGTTATGTGCTTGAAAACTTGACTGGTGACTCGGTGGAGGAGATAAAAGTGCGTGAGATGCAGGAGTTTGACCCTCCTTCAGAG GTGCGTGCTGTAATAGAAGGCCAGTTTCTCTCCATGCGAGGCCATGCAGAGAGATTTGGTATGCCAACTCCTCCCAAGCGGATAATAGCAACTGGTGGGGCATCAGCAAATGAGAGCATTCTTAAATCAATTGCTAGCATTTTTGGTTGTCCCATCTATACAGTTCAAAGACCTG ATTCTGCTTCCTTGGGTGCTGCGTTGAGGGCAGCTCATGGGTGGTTGTGCAACAATGAAGGTGGTTTTGTGCCCATCTCGTCCATGTATGAGGACAAGTTAGATAAAACCTCTCTTAGTGCCAAACTTGCAGTCCCTGCCGGAGACAAGGAGCTGCTGTCAAAGTACACCTTAATTATGAAGAAGAgaatggaaattgagaaaaacctTGTTGAAAGGCTTGGGCGCAGTTAG